One region of Caldanaerovirga acetigignens genomic DNA includes:
- a CDS encoding calcium-transporting P-type ATPase, PMR1-type, whose product MENKKWYALRSAQAAEILNTSLSEGLSSEIAQQRLKEFGYNELIGKKGPTLLEMFLSQFKDFLVIILIGASLISILIGEVIDSLVIILIVILNAVLGVVQEYRANKALDALKKMAAPEAKVIRDSMVQVIPARELVPGDLVLLEAGNYVPADLRLVECINLKIDESALTGESVPVEKNAEKVLNGEVSLGDRINCAFMGTVVTYGRGKGIVISTGMKTEIGMIASMIESYEEEITPLQKKLEETGKVLGIASLVICGVVFLMGLFRGIPFLEIFMTAISLAVAAIPEGLPAIVTIVLALGLQRMVKRNAIIKKLHAVETLGSTTVICSDKTGTLTQNQMTATKIFTDGQFFSITGEGYRPFGDFYLNDRKVDPRSNPALELLLKIGALCNDARLEEVSQEQDPPSWRIFGDPTEGALIVAAAKAGLVTSELEKSEPRVKEIPFDSDRKLMTTIHPCGGIYVAYVKGAPDVLLSRSKYIYKTNQILPLTQDDIKEINAANKTMASQALRVLALAYRPLDKLPEEPKSEDIEKELIFVGLIGMIDPPRPEAIEAIKICKQAGIRPVMITGDHKDTAVAIAKELGLMENETGVLTGAQLDSITDEELLKESKKVSVYARVSPIHKLRIVDAIKNNGHIAAMTGDGVNDAPALKKADIGVAMGITGTDVAKETADMILVDDNFASIVAAIEEGRVIYSNIRKFIFFLLSCNIAEILIIFVSMLAGLPIPLKPIQLLWINVLTDAFPALALGMENKEPDIMQRPPRKPEEPIIDGRMRWQIAIQSIFMTVAVIGVFVYALKTTADLEKARTFAFTTLIFSELLRAYTSRSETYSVFKIGFFTNRFMVLGTFISLILLLAVIYIPFLRTVFDTTYLTFMEMDIILLFGLIPFASAEISKIFLRKAKA is encoded by the coding sequence TGAAATGTTCTTAAGCCAATTTAAGGATTTCTTGGTTATAATACTTATAGGAGCTAGCTTAATATCAATTCTCATAGGTGAAGTCATCGATTCACTGGTGATCATTTTAATCGTAATTTTAAATGCGGTACTCGGGGTTGTTCAAGAATATAGAGCCAATAAAGCTTTAGACGCTTTAAAAAAAATGGCTGCACCTGAGGCTAAGGTCATAAGAGATTCAATGGTACAAGTTATACCGGCGAGAGAACTAGTACCCGGCGACTTAGTTTTATTGGAAGCAGGAAACTACGTGCCTGCAGACTTGCGGTTAGTCGAATGTATTAATTTGAAAATCGATGAATCAGCGCTGACAGGCGAATCAGTACCAGTAGAAAAAAATGCAGAAAAGGTTTTAAACGGCGAAGTCTCTTTGGGTGACAGGATCAACTGTGCGTTCATGGGCACAGTAGTTACTTATGGTAGAGGTAAGGGAATCGTAATTTCGACAGGAATGAAAACCGAAATTGGAATGATCGCCTCAATGATCGAATCTTATGAGGAAGAAATAACTCCCCTTCAAAAGAAGCTAGAGGAAACAGGAAAGGTTTTGGGAATTGCAAGCCTAGTGATTTGCGGTGTAGTATTTTTAATGGGTCTTTTCAGAGGTATTCCTTTCCTCGAAATTTTTATGACCGCAATAAGCCTAGCGGTTGCTGCAATTCCCGAAGGTCTTCCCGCTATCGTAACCATAGTTCTAGCGCTAGGTCTTCAACGAATGGTCAAGAGAAATGCAATTATTAAAAAATTACATGCCGTCGAAACATTAGGGAGTACTACCGTTATATGTTCAGATAAAACCGGAACCCTTACTCAAAACCAGATGACTGCGACAAAAATTTTTACAGACGGACAATTTTTTTCCATAACCGGCGAAGGTTACAGGCCCTTCGGAGATTTTTATCTAAATGACAGGAAGGTAGACCCCAGATCCAATCCGGCGCTCGAACTACTTTTAAAAATCGGAGCTCTCTGCAACGATGCTAGGTTAGAAGAAGTCAGCCAAGAACAAGATCCACCAAGCTGGAGAATTTTTGGCGATCCGACGGAAGGCGCCCTTATAGTCGCTGCAGCAAAAGCTGGATTGGTTACTTCTGAATTAGAAAAAAGCGAGCCAAGGGTAAAAGAAATCCCCTTCGATTCAGATAGAAAACTTATGACCACAATACATCCATGTGGCGGGATATACGTAGCTTATGTCAAAGGCGCTCCCGATGTACTTTTAAGCCGTTCGAAGTACATCTATAAAACCAACCAGATACTGCCATTAACCCAGGATGATATTAAAGAAATAAACGCTGCGAACAAAACCATGGCGTCTCAGGCATTGAGGGTACTTGCTCTAGCTTACAGGCCATTGGATAAATTGCCGGAAGAACCCAAATCCGAAGATATAGAAAAGGAACTGATTTTTGTAGGATTAATCGGAATGATAGACCCGCCGCGCCCTGAGGCCATTGAAGCCATAAAAATATGCAAACAAGCCGGCATAAGACCTGTTATGATTACCGGAGACCATAAAGACACGGCAGTGGCCATAGCAAAAGAGCTGGGCTTAATGGAAAATGAAACCGGAGTGCTGACCGGTGCCCAACTCGATTCCATAACTGACGAAGAACTTCTGAAAGAATCCAAAAAAGTATCAGTTTACGCCAGAGTATCCCCCATTCACAAACTAAGAATAGTAGATGCTATAAAAAACAACGGTCATATCGCTGCTATGACCGGTGACGGCGTCAACGATGCGCCTGCGTTGAAGAAGGCAGATATAGGCGTAGCTATGGGCATCACCGGAACTGACGTGGCAAAGGAAACGGCCGATATGATTCTCGTTGACGACAATTTCGCCAGTATAGTTGCAGCTATCGAGGAAGGTCGCGTCATTTATTCCAATATACGTAAATTTATATTTTTCCTCTTGTCTTGCAACATAGCAGAAATTCTCATTATATTCGTTTCCATGCTGGCAGGATTACCTATCCCTTTAAAACCGATTCAGCTATTATGGATAAATGTGCTGACAGACGCATTCCCTGCCCTAGCCCTCGGAATGGAAAATAAGGAACCAGATATTATGCAAAGGCCGCCTAGAAAACCCGAAGAGCCCATTATAGATGGAAGAATGCGCTGGCAAATAGCAATTCAAAGTATTTTCATGACCGTCGCAGTAATAGGAGTATTCGTCTATGCATTAAAAACAACAGCCGATTTGGAAAAAGCCAGGACCTTTGCTTTTACCACATTAATTTTTAGCGAACTTCTACGCGCGTATACTTCCCGTTCTGAGACCTACTCAGTATTTAAGATCGGCTTTTTCACTAATCGCTTCATGGTATTAGGCACTTTCATATCACTAATATTGCTTCTTGCTGTGATTTATATACCGTTTTTGAGGACCGTTTTCGATACCACATATTTGACTTTTATGGAAATGGATATCATCTTACTATTTGGCTTAATTCCTTTTGCATCAGCCGAAATAAGTAAAATATTTCTAAGAAAAGCAAAAGCATAA
- a CDS encoding Fur family transcriptional regulator, with translation MRKMKFFEDKLRNREVKLTPQRKATLEVFLENPSRHMSTEEIYALVKKKFPEVGLATIYRTLLLFDECDIIKKLNFGDGCYRYELSEDEKHQHHHLVCLKCGQVYEFDDDLLEELEHQIETKNEFKIIDHMVKFLGYCRKCQESKE, from the coding sequence ATAAGAAAGATGAAATTTTTTGAAGATAAACTGAGGAACAGAGAAGTAAAACTTACCCCTCAGAGAAAAGCAACTTTGGAAGTGTTTCTGGAAAATCCTTCAAGACATATGAGCACCGAAGAAATATACGCATTGGTAAAAAAGAAATTTCCGGAAGTAGGGCTTGCCACCATCTACAGAACTTTACTGCTTTTCGATGAATGCGACATAATAAAAAAGCTCAATTTTGGCGATGGGTGTTACAGGTATGAACTCAGCGAGGATGAAAAACACCAGCACCACCATCTGGTTTGTTTGAAATGTGGTCAGGTTTACGAGTTTGACGATGACCTTCTTGAAGAGTTGGAACACCAGATTGAAACTAAAAATGAGTTTAAAATTATAGACCATATGGTAAAATTTTTGGGGTATTGCAGAAAATGTCAGGAAAGCAAAGAATAA
- a CDS encoding DUF1292 domain-containing protein, whose product MSEERETITLYDEEGNATEFEVIGVVNVEDNDYAILLPLDGEDEETAYIFRIDVEEDGEEVLTVVEDDDEFEKVKAAWEALSDEDFEDEDWEEEE is encoded by the coding sequence ATGTCGGAAGAAAGAGAAACCATCACCTTATATGATGAGGAAGGCAACGCTACGGAATTCGAAGTAATAGGCGTTGTAAACGTAGAAGACAATGATTATGCAATATTGTTGCCGCTCGATGGGGAGGATGAGGAGACAGCTTATATTTTTAGAATTGATGTAGAAGAAGATGGAGAAGAGGTCCTGACCGTAGTTGAAGATGACGATGAATTTGAAAAGGTAAAAGCGGCATGGGAAGCTTTGAGTGATGAGGATTTTGAGGATGAAGATTGGGAAGAGGAAGAATAA
- the ruvX gene encoding Holliday junction resolvase RuvX: protein MRILGLDVGEKRIGVALSDELGITAQGIGVIARSSIEEDIKAISEIVQKYEVNKIVIGLPVNMNGTLGYRGEEIKEFGEKLRNNFKVEVQYWDERLSTVAAERVLIDADISRRKRKKLIDKVSAVIILQNFLDSQHRC, encoded by the coding sequence ATGCGAATCCTTGGATTAGATGTAGGTGAAAAAAGAATAGGGGTTGCGTTATCTGACGAGCTTGGAATCACTGCTCAAGGGATAGGGGTGATTGCCCGGAGCTCTATTGAAGAAGATATTAAAGCAATCTCGGAAATTGTGCAAAAATATGAAGTCAATAAAATCGTCATTGGACTACCTGTAAATATGAACGGTACATTAGGTTATCGAGGAGAAGAGATAAAAGAATTCGGTGAAAAATTGAGGAATAATTTTAAAGTCGAAGTGCAGTACTGGGACGAAAGACTCTCTACTGTAGCTGCTGAACGGGTCTTGATCGACGCTGATATTTCACGGAGGAAGAGGAAAAAATTAATCGATAAAGTATCAGCAGTGATTATCCTGCAGAACTTTCTTGATTCACAGCATAGATGTTGA
- a CDS encoding aldo/keto reductase, translating to MQYNNLGKTEISVSRLCFGTLTLGPLQANLTEKKGADLICKAVELGVNFLDTAEYYQNYPHIRLALKRCGKDLVVATKSYAYTYQGMKESVEYARKALDKDVIDIFMLHEQESRLTLKGHREAYEYLIEAKVKGIIKATGVSTHTVEVVLAASEMEEIDVIHPIINYKGIGIKDGTVEDMIKAIKKAYQSGKGIYGMKCLGGGNLIREKKKALEYVLRLPFLHSIAVGMKSEHEIIANVLVFEGKDVPAEIEEYISNEKRRLLIEDWCEGCGECVKKCGFGALHIENGKAIVDYDRCTLCGYCSRVCPEFCIKIV from the coding sequence ATGCAGTATAACAACTTAGGGAAAACGGAAATTTCGGTTTCCCGCCTTTGTTTCGGTACGCTGACTTTAGGGCCCCTTCAAGCGAATTTGACCGAGAAAAAAGGAGCCGATCTAATTTGTAAAGCTGTCGAATTGGGAGTAAACTTTTTAGATACAGCGGAATACTACCAAAATTACCCCCACATAAGGTTAGCTTTAAAAAGATGTGGGAAAGATTTGGTGGTGGCAACCAAATCTTATGCATATACATATCAAGGAATGAAAGAAAGCGTAGAATATGCACGAAAAGCTTTGGACAAGGATGTCATAGACATTTTCATGCTTCACGAGCAGGAGTCCCGATTGACCCTGAAGGGCCACAGAGAAGCTTATGAGTATTTAATAGAAGCAAAAGTAAAAGGGATCATAAAGGCTACAGGCGTTTCGACTCATACGGTCGAAGTAGTTTTGGCTGCATCCGAGATGGAGGAAATTGATGTTATCCATCCCATTATAAACTATAAAGGGATAGGAATAAAAGATGGGACTGTAGAAGATATGATAAAGGCCATTAAGAAAGCATATCAGAGCGGCAAGGGAATCTATGGGATGAAATGTCTGGGAGGCGGCAATTTGATTCGAGAGAAAAAAAAAGCGCTAGAATATGTTTTAAGGTTACCCTTTTTACATTCAATTGCGGTAGGAATGAAATCGGAGCATGAAATTATTGCGAATGTTTTGGTGTTTGAAGGAAAAGATGTTCCGGCAGAAATCGAGGAGTACATTTCAAATGAAAAAAGGCGGTTATTAATTGAAGATTGGTGTGAAGGTTGTGGAGAATGTGTCAAAAAGTGCGGATTTGGGGCATTACACATTGAAAATGGCAAGGCAATTGTAGATTATGATAGATGTACGTTGTGTGGTTACTGCAGCAGGGTTTGTCCTGAGTTTTGCATAAAAATCGTGTAA
- a CDS encoding IreB family regulatory phosphoprotein, giving the protein MEKNMQDTVMFKKVEKEEVKVTKQILKEVYNALKEKGYNPISQIVGYLLSGDPAYITSYKGARSLIRKIERDELLEELVKSYLEKEEE; this is encoded by the coding sequence ATGGAAAAAAATATGCAAGATACAGTAATGTTTAAAAAAGTTGAAAAAGAGGAAGTAAAAGTTACAAAGCAAATATTAAAAGAGGTGTATAATGCATTAAAGGAAAAAGGATATAATCCGATAAGCCAAATTGTAGGATATTTATTGTCTGGAGATCCAGCCTATATCACTAGTTACAAAGGTGCTCGTAGCCTGATAAGAAAAATTGAGAGAGATGAACTGCTAGAAGAACTGGTTAAAAGTTACTTGGAAAAAGAAGAGGAATAA
- the alaS gene encoding alanine--tRNA ligase: MLSSGEIREKFLSFFESKGHVRVPSSSLVPHNDPTLLFTNAGMNQFKDVFLGLKKLSFTRATTAQKCLRAGGKHNDLDSVGRTARHHTFFEMLGNFSFGDYFKKEAIAYAWEFLTQVLQLPPERLWISIYEKDDEAFYLWQEVANVPPEKIIRLSEKDNFWAMGDTGPCGPCSEIYIDRGEEYRCNSPECKIGVCDCDRWRELWNLVFMQYNRDEEGNLTPLPKPSIDTGMGLERIATVMQNVYSNYDTDLLRPIIAFVENMTGKKYYGDERGFPFRVIADHIRAITFLISEGVLPGNEGRSYVLRRILRRAARFGKELDLERPFLYKIVPVVVSIMGDAYPEIKKNQDYVQRVINFEEERFHETLNDGLKMLYEGIAELEKKNVKTIPGEMAFTLYDTYGFPIDLTEDVAREKGFTVDKESFDKLMKEQRERARAARRGEYPIDELYEVLKPLEPTVFVGYDTLSCEAQVEMIVEENEPTIEAEGKGKELILVLDKTPFYGEAGGQVGDTGIIESESFMFNVKDTKRTPDGKIYHVGELEKGYIRLKDKVTAKVDESRRKNIARNHSATHLLHKALKEVLGEHVNQSGSLVAPDRLRFDFNHFTALTEDEIQRIEDLVNGAILKNMPVIVKETTVEDAQKEGAIALFGEKYGEKVRMVSMGNYSKELCGGTHVKSTGEIGLFKIVSEGSVGAGIRRIEAVTGWNFLSYTRENLKIIDELVEELKVKPESLLSKVKELYDEIKKADREIESLKQRLMNEKVEDLIIDKITFNNFSIISKAVDNATYEDLRNISDIIRQRLKTCIVILGSTFDNKVNLICAVTKDLVGLGYHAGEIIKKVAEVVGGGGGGRPDFAQAGGKYTERLHQALEFAIDVVKNYFQD, encoded by the coding sequence ATGCTGAGTAGCGGAGAGATAAGAGAAAAATTTTTGAGTTTTTTTGAGAGCAAGGGGCATGTTCGCGTTCCCAGTTCATCACTTGTGCCCCATAATGACCCGACTTTGCTTTTTACCAATGCCGGAATGAACCAGTTTAAAGATGTGTTTTTAGGTTTGAAAAAGTTATCCTTTACAAGAGCCACCACCGCTCAGAAATGCCTTAGAGCTGGAGGTAAACACAACGACCTTGATAGCGTGGGAAGGACCGCACGGCATCACACTTTTTTTGAAATGCTCGGCAATTTTTCTTTCGGCGATTATTTTAAGAAAGAAGCCATTGCCTATGCGTGGGAATTTTTAACACAGGTACTTCAGCTTCCGCCTGAAAGGTTATGGATAAGTATATATGAAAAGGACGACGAAGCTTTTTATTTATGGCAGGAAGTTGCAAATGTCCCTCCGGAGAAGATAATTCGTCTGAGCGAAAAGGACAATTTTTGGGCGATGGGCGATACGGGTCCCTGCGGTCCCTGCAGCGAAATATACATTGACCGGGGAGAAGAATATCGCTGTAACTCTCCCGAATGCAAAATAGGGGTATGCGACTGCGATCGCTGGCGGGAACTGTGGAATTTGGTGTTCATGCAATACAATCGCGATGAAGAAGGGAACCTCACCCCTCTTCCGAAACCGAGTATAGATACCGGCATGGGACTTGAGCGTATAGCAACGGTGATGCAGAACGTATATAGCAATTATGACACCGATCTTTTGCGTCCGATAATAGCTTTCGTGGAAAATATGACGGGGAAAAAATATTACGGCGACGAAAGAGGTTTCCCCTTCAGAGTAATCGCTGACCATATAAGGGCAATAACGTTCTTGATTTCTGAAGGAGTATTGCCGGGCAACGAAGGAAGGAGCTACGTACTCAGGCGCATACTAAGAAGAGCGGCAAGGTTCGGCAAAGAACTGGATCTTGAAAGACCATTTTTATATAAAATCGTTCCCGTAGTCGTATCGATAATGGGAGATGCTTATCCAGAAATAAAGAAAAATCAGGATTATGTTCAGAGAGTTATTAACTTCGAGGAAGAAAGGTTCCATGAAACTTTAAACGATGGGCTGAAAATGTTGTACGAAGGCATTGCAGAACTTGAAAAAAAGAATGTAAAGACCATACCCGGTGAAATGGCTTTTACATTGTATGATACTTATGGTTTTCCCATAGACCTTACCGAGGATGTGGCACGGGAAAAGGGATTTACTGTGGATAAGGAATCCTTTGACAAGTTGATGAAAGAACAAAGAGAAAGGGCAAGGGCGGCGCGTAGAGGAGAGTATCCCATAGATGAGCTTTATGAGGTATTGAAGCCTTTGGAACCAACGGTTTTTGTGGGATACGATACGCTTTCTTGTGAAGCTCAAGTAGAAATGATTGTTGAAGAAAATGAACCCACAATTGAAGCTGAGGGAAAGGGGAAGGAACTCATACTTGTCCTTGACAAAACTCCTTTTTACGGCGAAGCGGGCGGACAAGTTGGGGATACGGGTATAATAGAAAGTGAGAGTTTTATGTTTAACGTGAAAGATACAAAGCGTACACCCGATGGCAAAATATATCATGTGGGGGAACTTGAAAAAGGATATATCCGTCTAAAAGATAAAGTAACGGCGAAAGTAGACGAAAGCCGGAGAAAGAACATAGCAAGGAACCATAGCGCAACTCACCTGCTTCATAAAGCATTAAAAGAAGTGCTCGGAGAACACGTTAATCAAAGCGGTTCTTTGGTTGCTCCCGACCGTCTGCGTTTTGATTTCAACCATTTCACAGCTTTAACCGAGGATGAAATACAAAGAATTGAAGATTTAGTAAACGGTGCGATACTGAAAAATATGCCTGTAATTGTTAAGGAGACCACGGTGGAGGATGCTCAAAAGGAAGGTGCAATAGCACTATTCGGGGAAAAATACGGAGAAAAGGTTCGCATGGTGAGTATGGGCAACTATTCTAAAGAACTTTGCGGCGGTACACATGTAAAGTCGACGGGAGAAATAGGACTGTTCAAGATTGTCTCTGAAGGCAGCGTAGGTGCGGGAATAAGGAGAATCGAAGCTGTAACAGGGTGGAACTTTTTAAGTTATACTAGGGAGAATCTAAAAATAATAGACGAACTGGTTGAAGAATTGAAAGTTAAACCGGAGAGTTTGCTTTCTAAAGTCAAGGAGCTTTACGATGAGATAAAAAAAGCAGATCGAGAGATCGAGTCACTTAAGCAGCGGTTAATGAACGAAAAAGTGGAAGATTTGATAATTGATAAGATAACGTTTAACAACTTTAGTATTATTTCGAAGGCTGTTGACAACGCAACTTATGAAGATTTGAGAAACATCAGCGATATAATACGACAGAGGCTAAAAACCTGTATAGTAATATTGGGTTCCACATTTGACAACAAAGTAAATCTAATCTGCGCTGTTACCAAGGACTTGGTAGGGCTGGGCTATCATGCAGGGGAAATTATTAAAAAAGTTGCAGAAGTGGTAGGTGGTGGAGGTGGAGGAAGGCCCGATTTTGCTCAAGCCGGAGGGAAATACACAGAAAGACTTCATCAGGCTCTTGAATTTGCCATAGATGTTGTTAAAAACTATTTCCAAGATTAG